In the genome of Ficedula albicollis isolate OC2 chromosome 4A, FicAlb1.5, whole genome shotgun sequence, the window ATTTCCAAAGGAAGTCTGGGTGTGGGAGCCCCTGGTGCCActctctgtgccctggggctgggctgtgtgcctGTATTTGCAATGAGTTGTCCCATCTGTCACCTGCAGCTCCGGGCACTCATCCCAAGGTCCCATCCCACGTCCCTTTCCTGCTCATTGGGGGAGGAACTGCTGCTTTCGCTGCTGCCAGGTCCATCCGGGCCCGCGACCCCGGAGCGCGGGtaagagctgtgctgctcctgcccctctgggtGCCCTGGGTGCCGTGGGTGTGCCCTGtatgtgctgtgtgtgtgccctgggtgccctgggcatgccctgggtgctgtgtgtgtgccctgtatgtgctgtgtgtgtgccctgggtgccctgggcatgccctgggtgctgtgtgtgtgccctgtatgtgctgtgtgtgtgccctgggtgccctgggcatgccctgggtgctgtgtgtgtgccctgtatgtgctgtgtgtgtgccctgggtgccctgggcatgccctgggtgctgtgtgtgtgccctgtatgtgctgtgtgtgtgccctgggtgccctgggcatgccctgggtgctgtgtgtgtgccctgtatgtgctgtgtgtgtgccctgggtgccctgggcatgccctgggtgctgtgtgtgtgccctgtatgtgctgtgtgtgtgccctgggtgccctgggcatgccctgggtgctgtgtgtgtgccctgtatgtgctgtgtgtgtgccctgggtgccctgggcatgccctgggtgctgtgtgtgtgccctgtgtgtgccgtgtgtgtgccctgggtgacctgtgtgtgctctgtgtgtgccgtgtgtgtgccctgtgtgacCTGTACGTGCCGTGTGTGTGCcctgagtgctctgggtgctgtaTGTGCcgtgtgtgtgccctgtgtgctctgagtgtgccctgtgtgtgccctgtgtgccctgggtgtgcaacactgaaaaatgaaaagcccCCACCATTCTCTACCTAACCCTATAgcagaaatctttttctttgtgcTCAAGTTATCCAATTCTTGGACCCAAATTTTGGACCAGCTGGGACTactctttttttccacacaaGCTTCCATTTAGTTTTCCTACAGTTATGACAAATGTCACCATACTCCACTTGCCCATGTTTTAGGCTACACAGAGAAAGGGTGCAAAAAGAGAGCTGTGCAGGAATAACTGCACATCTACTGCTTCTCAATGTGGGTGTGCCCTGGGTGACCTGGGTGTGCCCTGGGTGTGCcatgtgtgtgccctgtgtgacctgtatgtgctgtgtgtgtgccctgtgtgctctgagtacctgtgtgtgctgtgtgtgtgccctgtgtgctctgagtgtgccctgtgtgtgccctgtgtgccctgggtGTGCCCTGGGTGTGCCCTGGGTGCCTGCTGTCGCTCCAGCTCACGTGTTTCCTGGCCAATGACAGGTGCTGATTGTGTCTGAGGATCCTGCCCTGCCCTACATGCGCCCCCCCCTCTCCAAAGAGCTGTGGTTCTCCGATGACCCCAACGTGACAGAGACGCTGCGGTTCAAGCAGTGGAACGGCAAGGAGAGGAGGTACgtggcactgcaggggacagggcaaAGGACAGTGGTTAGAGACCAGGTGACAGTGACCAAACTGCTACTTGGAGGGATCCACCAGCCAgtgaggggcagggaaaggggctGAGGAATTCTGCTTCCCACCAGAGCTCGCTCAGTACTCGGTGTCTCTTGAACTTTGCTGTGATTCCCCTTAGACATGTCCCTGTATGGGCAGCAGTCCTGGAAAATAACAGAGGTGAAGCTCCACAGGTCCAGGGACACAGATTGATTTGTCCAGGATCACACTTGATTTTTGTGACTTCTGTGATTAAGCCTTACTTGGTCGTCGTGACTTGatgatcttttccaacctgaccAATTCTATGATTCCGTGATCCAAACCCTTGAACTTCAACAATGTGAAGACCCTAATTcttaaaaatagataaataattGTGGAGGTTGTTGTGGATGCACAGAGCTGTCTTTGTCTCGTTGGATTTCTGGCATCCCCGAGCCAGGGGAACCTGTTTGATAATGGAGCTTTTCTCAGTATCTATTTCCAGCCGCCGTCTTTCTACGTGCCTGTCCAGGACCTGTCTTCTGTGGAAAATGGTGGGGTGGCAGTTCTGCCTGGCAAGAAGGTGGGTACAGCTTCTGCAACAACTGGCTGTCGTTCCTACAAGCTTTtcctgagcagagcctgcacCCTAAGCTGGTACTGAACCACTGGAGTTGGAGTTGGCTGGGAAGGGGAATTCGGATAAGTTTGGGGAAAATGTGATGGAGCAGAGATTATGCTAATCTGAAGTGAAGTTTGAAAGCAGGAGAAACCAAGAGGAATAGCAGTGAGCTGAAGGAAGATGatgaggaagagagaaggaTAAGTTTTGAGTTGGCATGGGACAAAAATACGTAGAGCTTAGAGATGGGGTGTGACAAGTGGGGACTGGGCGGTGTGGGCTGGAGGGTGAGGTGAGGAGAGCACAGACATCGAGGCAGTGGTGATGAGGTGAGCAGGAGCACTGtgccaaagcagcaggaaggtggaGAAATTCATGGTGAAccttctaaaatatttatatccTCAGTTGTTTGTGTGTTGCTATGATGAGTGTCAGTGACTCCTcttcctgctgagctgtgctgtgtctgagCCCGTTTCACACTCAGACCCTGGGAAGATCGACCTGGCTTATGGTGACTCCCAAAGAAGTTGTCTCAATTCCCACTTGCAGTCCTCTCACTTCCCCACTCCTGCCCCCACCTGAACCTAAGGGTGGGAGAATGTGAATTCCAagtttgcagctctgctcagccgTCCATGAAGCGaagagctggagctcagctgggctcaTCTTGCAGGTTGTGCACATGGATGTCAGAGGGAACACAGTGAAGCTCAATGATGGGACCCAGATATCCTATGACAAATGTCTCATTGCCACTGGTAAGTGCTGTGGTTTTTCTCTTGTTCCTGGTCTTGTGCcaggctttttatttcagtgacatTTCGCTAAATTCTCTCGAGTACCCCCCCTGTGGAGCcaagctgggaaagctgggggAGTCCAGCCTGGAATAGAGAAAGCTTTGGGGAGATCTGTGAGCCCTCCAGTGCttaaaggggctccaggagagctggagagggactttggacaagggtCTGCAATGACAGGACAGTGGGGAATGCCAGGAGACAGGGTTAGCTGGGGTaatgggaaggaattcttcctggGCATGgtctgccagagcagctgtggctgcccctggatccctggcagtgtccaaggctaggctggacactggggctgggactggggctgggagcagcctggagtgtccaaggctaggctggacactggggctgggagcagcctgggatagtggaatgtgtccctgcccatgacagggggtGGAGCTGGATcagctttaaggttccttccaaccccaaccctTCTGGGATTCCTTGGTTCTATTTGAGAAGTCTCTGCAGTGTCAAACATGATGTGGAGCAGTCACTTGAAGGACACTTGTGCAGACAGCCATGCTGGGTTTTTCACCTGCCTTGCATCATCAGATTTTCTGGGACattcaggcagcagcagggacactgggataTTCCCACACTGAAGCAGTTTGGGAAGCACAGTTGAGGTCCAAGACAGCTTTGCACTCTGTGGATACCCAGTGCCATGGCTGTGGTGTCATGAGTGTCCCTTCTCTCTCACTGTGCCCAGGGGGATCCCCCAGGAACCTGCCTGCCATCGAACGAGCAGGAAAGGACGTGCAGAAAAGGCTGACCCTGTTCAGAAAGGtaactgcagtgctgccagccccagggaggcTCAGGAAATCAGAAACACTTAGCACTGTGCCCAGTTTTTAAACTCTTCTGCTTTGGGTCAGGAcagtcctgccctggcactgcttcCCTCAGATGGTGCCCAGGAGTCCATTCCTGCTTATTCTTCTTCCCAGGCAGGAAACCAGGGTAGAGTCTATTCAACCACTGCCCTGCTTGCCACAACCTGAGAGCTTTAACAGCATCTGGAATTATTTGGTTTAggtattttccttcctgtgtgACTTTGCTGCACCTTCCAAAGTGAACAAAAGCCATTGAATATGACCAAAATGCtttctgctgccattcctgTTAGAGAGGATTGCAAATGGGGGTAAATGTTCTTTCAGATCGACGACTTCCGAAGGCTGGAGAAGATTTCCAGGGAAGTCAAGTCCATCACAATTATTGGTGGTGGTTTCCTTGGCAGTGAGCTGgcctgtgctctgggaaggagaggtgagtgtgtgaagaaacttttccctgtttccctatgtaaaaagaaacttttcagTCCCCAGCTGCTGAGTTTTTGCAGAGACTCTGTTTGCCTAAAGGAAACACCCTAAAGAGTGTTTTGTTGCCTGTATAGCCAAGGTTTTCCCAGGTTCTCCCTTATTAGTAGCTCCTGACCACAGAGGTGGGAGCTGCAACGTCATTCCACTCTCTGAAAAGTCACATTTGTTCTCTGTGCTCAAACTATGTTTTGGgtgctggaactggatgatctctaaggtgccttccaacccaaggaattccataattctgtgatttcaaaGAGGTGGTGAGCAGCTGGATTCTAATTGTGTGTGCTTAGGGCCTCTATGGTAATTTTTTTGCCAAGCATGCTGCCTAAAAGTCTGATATCTAGACTTTGCAGGTGTATGTGGAACACTTTGTGGCTCCTTGGGAGTCAGAACTCCCAAATTTGGAAACTTCTGTCAAGCTCCTTGTGTAAAGTAAAGCCTGTGTTTCCcaacatctgctgctgctctttatcctgctgctctgtgcttccctTCCAGCACAGACCCGAGGCCTGGAGGTGATCCAGCTGtttccagagaagggcaacatGGGCAAAGTCCTGCCCGAATACCTGAGCAACTGGACCACGGAGAAAGTCAGGAGAGGTGaaactgctgggtttgggctgctggctgctggcagctgctgctgggcacatccagctcctctctgtgctggagcccagggagggctgggccctgcagcgtggcccagctcagcacaggggaGGTTGCAgttcagctcagagctgccatgAATCCCAGGTTTCTTGGCAGTTCCTCTGGGAAAGGCTGAGCAAAAGGCTTGCTGATGCCAGTGAGGCTTTCCTTCCCTTGCCTGCTTCCCTGGAATGATCTCTGTGCTATGCACACACCTGGCCAGGTGCTGTAGTGCTGAGCTGATAAAGTCAGTAAGATCCAAAACACCTTTTTCCATTTGCTGCATTAAGTGCAAAATAATCCTGTGCAttgggaagcagagagggagagagggaggaggaatgTCATTGGGGTGTGGATTGCAGGGCCTGATAACCCACAGGTCTGAGTCACTTTGTTTTTTGGAAGCCGCTTTGTTGGACCTCTGGGtttggctgtggcacagcaatAGGTAGTTGAGTGTCCTTGGTTCCTGAGcagaattccagggaattcttTCGGATGTGGCCTTGTCATGACATGAGATGTACTTTGGGTATCATTTAAGCAGCTTTCACACTTTTTAGCTGGGTTTGTCCTCGTgcttcccccagagctgcactaGCAGAGCTCTGTCTTGGCTCCTCAcgcagcagcagctgctgcaggtgggatgtgcccagctgagcagctgagtgTGCTGTGCTCCTTTCCAGAGGGGGTCAATGTCCTGCCCAATGCCGTGGTCAAGTCCGTGTCAGTCTCCGGGAAGCGGCTGCTGATTAAACTGAAGGACGGCCGGAAGGTAAAcgggacagcagggacaggctcgCCTCCAGGGGCCCACAGCAATTAACGTCCTAATTATGCATTCCCAAACAGGTGGAGACAGATCACATCgtggctgcagtggggctggagcccaACGTGGAGCTGGCCAAGTCAGCGGGGCTGGAGGTGGACTCGGATTTCGGGGGGTTCCGGGTGAACGCGGAGCTGCAGGCACGCTCCAACATCTGGGTGGTGAGTGTGGGCACAGCCTCCAACATCTGGGTGGTGAGTGTGAGCACATCTGGGTGTGGGTGTG includes:
- the LOC101819944 gene encoding apoptosis-inducing factor 1, mitochondrial, producing MARLSRRSQDESSGAGGTAAPGTHPKVPSHVPFLLIGGGTAAFAAARSIRARDPGARVLIVSEDPALPYMRPPLSKELWFSDDPNVTETLRFKQWNGKERSIYFQPPSFYVPVQDLSSVENGGVAVLPGKKVVHMDVRGNTVKLNDGTQISYDKCLIATGGSPRNLPAIERAGKDVQKRLTLFRKIDDFRRLEKISREVKSITIIGGGFLGSELACALGRRAQTRGLEVIQLFPEKGNMGKVLPEYLSNWTTEKVRREGVNVLPNAVVKSVSVSGKRLLIKLKDGRKVETDHIVAAVGLEPNVELAKSAGLEVDSDFGGFRVNAELQARSNIWVAGDAACFYDIKLGRRRVEHHDHAVVSGRLAGENMTGAAKPYWHQSMFW